A single Anopheles maculipalpis chromosome 3RL, idAnoMacuDA_375_x, whole genome shotgun sequence DNA region contains:
- the LOC126565693 gene encoding uncharacterized protein LOC126565693 encodes MKVAICLFAVLALALAAPQRDGGALTDEAIRQAQSQQLIPQDAQIQGVQQGIQVAALESIPGSQRVDLFQLLGDQVPREVISNLQSQVDQVGQN; translated from the coding sequence ATGAAGGTTGCTATCTGCCTGTTCGCCGTCCTTGCCCTGGCGCTGGCCGCTCCCCAGCGCGACGGGGGTGCCCTCACCGATGAAGCCATCCGGCAGGCACAGTCCCAGCAGCTGATCCCACAGGACGCACAGATCCAGGGTGTCCAGCAGGGCATTCAGGTGGCTGCACTCGAATCCATCCCCGGCAGCCAGCGTGTGGATCTGTTCCAGCTGCTCGGCGATCAGGTACCGCGTGAGGTCATCTCTAACCTGCAGTCGCAGGTCGACCAGGTTGGCCAGAACTAA